agatcccggagagacaatttaaaaattatgggcctacctgaaagccatgatcaaaaaaagagcctagacatcatctttcatgaaattataaaggaaaactgccctgagattctagaaccagagggcaaaataaatattcaaggaatccacaaagcagctcctgaaagagatccaaaaagagaaacttccaggaacattgtggccaaattccagagttacctggtcaaggagaaaatattgcaagcagctagaaagaaacaattcaagtattatggaaatacaatcagcataacacaagatctagcagcttctacattaagagatggaagggcatggaatatgatattccagaagtcaaaggaactaggactaaaaccaagaatcacctacccagaaaaactgagtatagtacttcagggtaaaaattggtctttcaatgaaatagaggactttcaagcattcttgatgaaaaaaccagagctgaaaagaaaatttgactttcaaacacaagaatgaagagaagcatgaaaaggtgaacagcaaagagaagtcataaaggacttactaaagttgaactgtttacattcctacatggaaagacaatatttgtaactcttgaaacatttcagtatctgggtactgggtgggattacacacgcacacatgtacacacacacacacacacacacatagagacagagtgcacagagtaaattgaagaggatgggatcatatctttaaaaaaatgaaatcaagcagtgagagagaattatattgggaggagaaaaggagaaatggaatggggcaaattatctctcataaaagaggcaagcaaaagacttattagtgaagggttaaagaggggaggtgagagaaaaacatgaagtttactctcatcacatcccactaaaggaaggaataaaatgcacgctcattttggtatgaaaacctatcttacaatacaggaaagtgggggataagcagggtgggggggatgatggaagggagggcattgggaggagggagcaatttgaggtcgacactcatggggagggacaggatcaaaagagaatagaagtaatgggggacaggataggatggagggaaatatagtcagtcttatacaacacaactattatggaagtcatttgcaaaactacacatacatggcctatattgaattgcttgccttccaaagggaaggggtggagagggagggaggtaaagaagttggaactcaaagttttaggaacaactgtccagtactgttcttgccactaggaaataagaaatacaggtaaaggggtatagaaagttatctggtcctacaggacaaaagagaagatggagacaagggcagaaagggatgacagaagagagagcagattggtgaaaggggcaattagaatgctcagtgtttggggatggaggggacaaaaggggagaaaatttggaactcaaaattttgttaaaatgaatgtcaaataaataaattaaaaaaagagagagaaatatagagtGAACTCAGATGGCAGTGAGGGGAGCCTTAGCTTGGATTCTTGCAATGGGAATTAAAAATCTTCCTTATGCATTGATTgtcctcaggtggggctattgagggaTACTAGATTAGCGGAGATTTGTTTCCTATGAAGGCCCACAGTTTTTTTTGGgttttgcttttttgcttttttctgattGCTAATGGGGCACTGCGTCCCAAGGGATCGTGCCCTCCAACTCTGAAAAGAGTGTatacgtgtatacacacacacacacacatacacacacacacacatatacatactctgaggtgaggttttgttttgggacttagtttttggaatAAAGTTCttgtgctagatgagactctgagcaGTCTTTTTAATAAGCCTcccctctttgaaaacccagatgttggtgcttctctctttcaTTATGGTGTATATATTGCctctggtcagacagttggaagccatgtctgtggGTCCTGCTTATATTTTTTCtattggtatatgtgtttgattaaagtgattgttgatccgtTAGATGTTACTTTCctgttagaaaagcagatttaagaacttgtggagcaggccctcctgtgtatgctgaggTGCTTATTGCTACAATTCTTCCCCAAATGATAGTCCTGTGGAAAGGATTCAAAGGGGCAAGGCCTTAGGGAGGAGGTGTCTCCAGGAGGGCAAGGTAACCAAGCAGAAGTCCAGGCAGTATGAATCAATCTATGAACTTAGTGTTCAGGGTCGTGGAGAGGATGACCCTACTATAGTGTGCCCCAGTCAAGCCATATATGGATTATTGTTCTGAGGGAAATGTGAGTGTTCCTTTTTGAGAAGTACACTGAAAATCAGAGAGAGACCAGAGAACATGACCAATGATGGTGAAAGACTTCAAGATGACATCATGGGAAGTCAGTTGAATGAATTGGGTAATTACGTGGATAACAGAAAACTTTCATGGGATATTTCACTTTTGTTCAAGTGTTTGAATGTCTTCCATTTGGCAGATAGATTGCAGCTGTTTTTTAGTCCCTAGATTGAACAAGGAACAATGGAGAAACTACGAAAAAGTGTATTTGGGGTCCAACGCCAAGAAAAGAATCCCAACAATTAGGGTTGTCAAAAAGTAGATAGGGTTGCCTTAGAATTGATGGGGCTCTTGGTCGCGGTATAGTTATTTTCAAGCAAGTATTGGAGCCTAAGGAAGGatgggtctttccctcccagtatACTTATTTTCAAACAAACATTAGAAAATTATATGTTAGGCATGCTTTAGATTAAGTACTTATTTAGTCATGAGTATGACCTCTAAAGTCGTTACCAACTCCATGTGTGTATGGTTTTTATGTACACCTTTTTCCTGATTATAGAAAACTAGTTTGGCTGTAAAGGTGTGTTTTTCTCAGTTTGTATTGTGAATCTCCTGAGAAGAAGTTAAGGACACATCTAATCTGTCTTAAAACAACATAATGCATTCAGTATCTTAGACATATAAGAAATATTCATAATATCCAACAAACATGGACCTGGACTCAGATCAACATATCATATTTCAGTTGTGTATCCACTTGGACCATGagatttataacattttaaaatatttttttaacttgacAAGTATAAAATTGTCAGATTTTATATAAATTGTGAAAAATGTACTTGACAATCATAAAATTCCTTTTAGGATCCTAACGTTGCTATGCCAGAGATTGGcacatagaaatatgttttaaaatgataattgttGTATCCGTAAGTTCCTATGAGAGGGAGTATGGTATATAATACGTGAAAATCTGGCCTACCAGTTAGTAATCAGCAGGTTCAAATACTATTTCTTCCACATACCAGTTGTTTGATgccaggcaaatcatttacttactcagtgctaCCATGAAACTCTAAGACCACGTTACAAAGGAACTGTTGGTCAACATTGGTGGTAGGGGTTTCcacacaaataattttaaaacatgatgTGATCATAAGTCcaaacaaaaatatctatataAGATAGATGCAAACACAACTTTgcagttggaattcaaaatgtgtattatgaattttaaagctgaaatgatggaattttttttcttttctcccagtgACTCTTTATCATTGGAGACCACATATGATATTCTACTGATGGTCTCCTTgctatctttccagctttataaggaggagcaatggatagactaccaggcctggaatcaggaaaacctgaagtcaaatccaatCTCAAACATTTAGTTCCAtaaccctgaaaaaaaaatcagtttaccTGTGTAGGCCTCaaattttccatctgtaaaatgaggaggttggacccaATAACATCTAAGTGTCCTGTTCTCTCAATCCCCTGTGACCTCGTGaattgatggagaaaaaaatagagagcattcttttccccattccatttggATCATCTGTAGAGGGTCAATGGAGCCCCGATTTAAAGAGTCATGTGCTAAATGCATCTATGGGCCTAACTTATGTGAACAAAATatatctctttaaaaagtgaCTGAAAATCATTGATATTTTAACTcaaggaaagaacactagatttagaCTTCTTAGGAATTATTAGAATATATTCAAAATCTTGCTCTGCCATTCACTAACCATGTGATTTTAAGAAAGAGACTTTACACTTTCCTATAtcagtttcatgtataattaggcaattggactagatgatttagGATGTCCCTTTTAACTCTAGGTGCTATAATCTTGTGGCAGAAAAGTTTAAGATGATTAATAATGTGCCCAAGAAAAGGATTGGATATACTACTCATCTTTGAAAATTCCGCAATACTTACTCATAGTAAGTACTCAACAAATTTGTGTTGAATGGGCAAATGAATGAAGGGTGAAAGGGGAAAATATTCCATTGTACCAAAAAGGAGATAATTCTATACAATCActtgtacattttaaaataattcattatattATGCCTCTGTATGATTACAACTCATATTGGAGAAtctaagtgactcagtggatgaAGTTCCTggcctgaagttaagaagactttggttcaaatccaatcagatatttattagctatatgatccttGGCATTTCACTTTACCTGTGTCAGCCTCGCTTTCTTTAATGCAAAATAGGCATAATAGTACCATCCATCTCATAcagttgtgaggatgaaatatttgtgaaatgcttaacACAATATTTTGATCACAGTATgcacttaaaaaatacttaataCTTTCCCCCCTCACCCACTTCAACATTTGTATAGGATTTTAATCACTGCCATCCAGAAACAGGTAATACAATTATAGTAGATTCGTTTTACTAatgatgaaatggagattcagagCAGTGAAAGGATTTGTTCAAAGTTACATAACTAGGAAATATTGCATCCAAAATGCCAACCTTGAGCTCTAGACTACACATTCAGAACTTACCTTAGCAAATTTCAAATATACCAATGGTGCTAATAAATCTTGGTAAGGGAGACATGTGCTTAAGTTATTTTGCCAAAAATGGCGCTGGGGTTGTTCTGAGACTAACATCCACTATGATAAATAGCCTGCTATCAGTAAGAGTCTGGACTGAGCATGCAGCATTCGGTTATGGGACAAACTATTTCAAATTGACTAAGAATTTCTTATCAGTCATGGCTAGTCACTAGAAAAGCTAATACGATCCAGTATTAGTACTGGATGAGGCACAGGTACTGTGGTGTGGTGGCAAGAGCACTATATTTGGAGAGAGGAAGCATAGCCCTGCCCTTTGCCAGATGGGGGATCATAAACAAGACATTTAATTCCCCTACACTTCATTTTTATAATCTATTTAAAAAAGTAAAGGGCAtagattaggtgatctctaatttttttattgcTCTAAACCCTttgaatatattatttattatgagATTTATGCAAACAATCAAGAAGCGGTTAATTCCACCCTGGTATCAATGCAACTGGTACCCAAGTGACCCCTGAATTGCAGAAGCCACATTCTAACAGGAAACATTCTGCCTTTCCCCCATCCCAGAGGGAAGCTCTGTAAACAGCATGCATAAGTTGCAGGGATAAATTTTCCCtttatgtaaaaagaaaaaaaaaacaccctaacAATTGGATTGGGACTGGACCTGTAACTTTACTAATAGAAGAACTCCTCTAACAATGCTGGTCAGCACTTTGTCTATAACTTGTAGACCTACAAGTTGCCTGGATTCAGTTGCCTGGATCACTGAGAGCTGATCTTTCTCAGAGTCGCATATCTTCATAGTTCTGAGACCATGACTCTATGGACTACACCACACTGCCCCACAACACAATAAGAACTGCCTCCAAATGGAAACTCATACAGACAGTAAGTGAAGAGATACAATGTGAACTTAGGCTACCagtgactccaaagtcagtgtcCATCCCACTGAATCATCTTGCTTTCAGTAAATGGTTATTCAATTGAATTGATTTCAGTCTTTTGAATTTGACTTTTGATATCTCTCAAGCTTAGTTTCATATTTAATATAGAGTCTCAAGGATCTCCCATTGGTTTCCTGTTTGACCCTGGCAAAGCAATTTAACTTTCTGggtattaatttcttcatctgtaaaatgattgttTGGGACTCACATTTTGATGTCTAAGCTTTTAGAAGAAATCTCTGAAAGTTTTGAAGTGTAGAAATTGCATTCTCAGTTTTTTCTCAGCTTCTggctttccctctccttttctcccttgctttctctcATATCTATGAAAATAAACTGTTCatcatataaaagaaaatagcatatattgatacatattaataaatatatatgtgcatatttatacataGACAAATATGCAtgcacacgtatatacatacacacatataaatatatatgtatatacatacacgtacatatgtgtgtgtatacatatatatagcaaaCGATAGAGAAGCTTCTGGAAATTTAGCATCAAGTTATGTGTAAACCCAAGCAAAACCTTCATAAGCAAGTCCCTTCATCTTTGTTAACTTCAAAATTGCAGAATCACTGTGAaggttcttcatttataaaaacaaaagtgtccaaggtcctttctagctctacatctataaGTCTATGTTCATATTGAAAAACTAATATGCACCAACCACTGAGACAGCCACTAGAGATACACAGGCACAAAGAAAACAGTACCTGAAAATaatgaatttacatttttatattctctttgaaGGGGGGGGTTATTTTATTATATCCACAGATCAGCAAATATAAAACAACCTCAAGGAAAAGGGGAATACTAGCATGTGGAGGCAgggttcaggaaaggctttagataataataaatagtcaacaaacatttattaagcacctactatatgccagatactttACTAAGCACTTGTTGATTGGGGATACCAAAAGGAGCCAAAGAGGGTCcttttttttcaaggagttcacaatcaaTTAGATgcgacaataagcaaacaaatatgtctGAACCAGTCGTATACAAGATAACGAGAAaacaattaacagagggaaggcactagaattaagtgaGGTCAGAATGTCTTCtcataattgtttctttttacttcattttccctGGGTAGTTGTAATTAGTGTactatctttctatctccatttccATTAAAATACCCATTCAGCTATTAATCTAGCTACAGTTAGGTCCTTACTACGCCTATAGATATGGTTGATCTGATGTTACAGAAAGCTTCTAACATTTAATTCTAAATTGGCatatgaaaagaagaaagcaggaggatttgaggacagagacttttgcctttctttatatcccggGTACTTAGGACAGTGCCAGAAGCATAATAAAAAGCTAATACATTCTTGGGTATATTAACTTTTCTAAATAAATATGGAATATCAGGCAAGGAAAATTTGTTTGAACAAAATAACATGATAATTTTTCCATGAAATTTGTATGAGCCATTTCTATGAAACTGCCTCTGTGAACACTAAGAACAAGTCAAAATTAATTTTCAGTGAAACATGAGAGATAAAGAAAgctaagagaaagaaatttataagATTTAAAAACTGCACAATTTAATAAATTGAGGATTTGTGGATTGAGGGTGTTTGCAGTCCTTcccaaaatatcttttaaaataatataatttttcaaatatttttgtatttatgtagtgacttttttatgttttctcaaaAATGATGCCAATCccactttttcagtcattcttacTATGATTCAGGAGTATTGTTAAAGATACTGGGATCgaaatatttataaaggactCAAGCAAGTGACTCTGAGGAAATATTTAAATGAAGGATGAAATAATTATTGGTATCTTTATCACCTCTCTTTATCTCATTAGGCAATACAGATCAATAGATCTACATCAAGGCCAGATTTGAGAAAATGCTCAATTTCACCCATGTGACAGAATTCATTCTTCTTGGACTGACAGGTCACCAGGAATTACAAGTTATATTCTTTGTTGTCTTTCTAATAGTTTATGTAATCACTATTGTGGGAAATGTGGGCATGATTATCTTAATCAAGGTCAGTCCTCAGCTCAGTAGCCCCATGTATTTTTTCCTCAGTCATCTGTCTTTTGTGGATGTATGGTTTTCCACCAATGTCACCCCCAAAATGCTGGAAAATTTGATATCAGAGACTAAAACTATCCCCTATGCCAGTTGTTTACTTCAGTGCTTTTTCTTCATTGACCTTGTCCATGTagaaatatttattctggatgtgaTGGCCTTTGATCCTTGCATGGCGATTGGTAACCCCCTGCTCTATGGCAGTAAAATGTCAAGAATTGTCTGTACTCGATTGATCTCTTTCCCATATATATATGGATTCCTCACTAGTTTGGCAGCAACATTATGGACTTATGGGTTGTATTTTTGTGGAAATATTAAAATCAACCACTTCTATTGTGCAGATCCTCCACTTATCAAGATGGCCTGTGCTGGAACATATGTAAAGGAATATACAGTGATCATAGTTGCTGGTATTAATTTCACTTACTCCCTGACTGTCATAATTATTTCTTATCTGTTCATTCTCATTGCTATCCTCCGAATGCGTTCttcagaaggaaggaggaaagcatTCTCTAGCTGTGGATCTCACTTGACAGCTGTTGTTATATTTTATGGGACTCTCATCTTCATGTATCTCAGGCGCCCCACTGAGGAGTCAGTGGAACAGGGGAAAATGGTGGCTGTGTTTTATACCACAGTGATCCCCATGATCTACAGCCTGAGAAACAAAGATGTGAAAGAGGCCATGACAAAAGTGATAAGTAGAATATGTTTagccaaataaaaatattctctGTGTTCCTAAATTCTATGAACATTTGAGCTTGAATGGGGTGATGTGTATACGAGAATGTGAGTCACTATGATTAACTAGATTTTTGTACTAtcattttgggggaaggggaagttaGAGTGGAGGATTCAACCAGTTAATTTCCAGAGAAGGCATCTACAATAAAGACTAACAATGTCTCTATGAATATAACAACCGAAGCTCCTTAAGGGTATATAAATTAATCAATTGTGAAGGTATTGACCTATTCAAGTCTagtcaacatatatttattaagtacctactatgtcacTGTTTCACTCTAAACAATGGAAGgtacaaagaaaaaccaaaaaggaaaaaaaaagtcctcaccCTTAAGAAGTCTAATAGGACTGAGATAAcaatgggaagacaatatgcaaacaaatgtacaaactatatgtgtgtgtagtacAAATTGGAGAAAATCATAGAGGGAAAGCATTAACATTAAAGGGAACCAGAAAAAGTTTCCTGTAGAATGTAGGAATTTAACTGGTACTTGTGAGAAGCCAGGAGCTGGAGATTTAGAGGGAGAACATTTTAAACAGGGAATGGCCAATGATAATCCCTAGATTAAGGAGACTGAGTTTCTTGTATGGTGAACAGCAGAGACACAAGTGTACGCATAGCACAGCGTATGTGGACAGGGAAAAGGTTTGAGAAGACTGCAAAGGTAGAAACTGTCCTGGTAATgcagggttttaaaagccaaatgattTTAGATTTGATCCTGAAAGCAATGGGAAGCCATGGGAGGTCAAAAAACTTTTGctctcattctttaaaaaaaaaagatcattattTTAGTATATCACATTAATTTTGAGATATATCCCTCCTCCTTATAATAAAATTCTCttgaaacaaatatttaaatggacactaaaataaacagaaaatgttAGTAAAACCAGCCGATACATTTTCCACATCTGATAGCATATGTACCCTTTCATACCACTGGGTCACTTCCTTTGCAGTTAAGAGGAgaagatttttccccctcaacTTTTCTTCATGTCCAAacttaataattataaaaatagagCACATACTTTATTTTGCTGCTATCTCTTACTTGTATGTAAATAATATATATCAACATGCACCCCTATTAAGAAataattcacaaaataaataagatagaATAGAGCTTAGAAAATGTTActgtatggttttctaagtccacATGTCGCTTGCAGGAATCATTGCATGTgattctatctgagtttgacatcactgatgtACACTATTTTCCTGGCTATTAATTCACTAAGCATcatttcatatgtctttccacGTTTCCCTGTATTCCTCATATTTCGTCATTTTTTATGGTATTTCATGGCAGTAATGATCTGTTTAGCCAAACCCCAATTATTGGGTGCCTagtttattttcaattctttgctactacaaaaaagtaGAAAgccttgttgttgtttttcccttcCATGGAGtcagtttttttccttcagttactAATTGTATAATTCTGTAAAACTGCCCTTCATTCAAAATATCTCACCCACTCATTTTCCATAGAATTTTATatgctttcattatttctttattctttatgttaagcactgtcttttccctctcacTATCTTCAAAATGCCAGTACCTCAGAGAAGCACATTGGTACTACAGGAGTGAAGTCTTCTTAAGGAATTTAGCTTCTCTCCTCCTACATTTGGAAATGCTTCGTAATACAAACCCTCACTCCTTCACAGGGCTTTTTGGCAGGTAGAATGAGAATTACATACGGGTGTGTGTATGCACAAacgtttatgtgtatatgtatgtggaaatatgcacgcatacacacataaaacTGCGTTTtgtagcactatataaatgcaaggtGACATTTGATAGCTatagccttggacaagtcacatgatttctttaaatttcagtttCCTAAATTATAAAGCTAAAGGATTGCACTAGATGTGTTCAAGTGTCCTCCTAAGTGCAATCTCTGA
The DNA window shown above is from Notamacropus eugenii isolate mMacEug1 chromosome 2, mMacEug1.pri_v2, whole genome shotgun sequence and carries:
- the LOC140523447 gene encoding olfactory receptor 5M3 translates to MLNFTHVTEFILLGLTGHQELQVIFFVVFLIVYVITIVGNVGMIILIKVSPQLSSPMYFFLSHLSFVDVWFSTNVTPKMLENLISETKTIPYASCLLQCFFFIDLVHVEIFILDVMAFDPCMAIGNPLLYGSKMSRIVCTRLISFPYIYGFLTSLAATLWTYGLYFCGNIKINHFYCADPPLIKMACAGTYVKEYTVIIVAGINFTYSLTVIIISYLFILIAILRMRSSEGRRKAFSSCGSHLTAVVIFYGTLIFMYLRRPTEESVEQGKMVAVFYTTVIPMIYSLRNKDVKEAMTKVISRICLAK